A window from Spiroplasma endosymbiont of Aspidapion aeneum encodes these proteins:
- a CDS encoding glycoside hydrolase family 88 protein has product MNKKDIIKIIEDVTLHLSTLRDPENKYAVRVPDGRLIPNRDFTFWEWTSGVGLYGIMKTYESTKNNKFLDIIYNWFEEQLPKETEKNINTMVQMLTLCDLYKIKKDSRYLDVIKEWGEWLVNKLPRTKEGGFQHVVYASIHEQQLWVDTLMMSALTIGRIGVLLDNKNYIDEAKYQFLIHSKYLFDTKNDLWFHGYSFIEKSNFSEAHWGRGNSWPTIAIPQIINICNLSSNDPVRKFLENILINHIDKLSKLQDKSGLWHTILDDNSSYLETSCTAGFAYGLQYAINSKLIDKKYQTNVNLAVQGLLKNITKEGGLLNVSGGTPVFKTSEEYKKVILGDYPYGQSMAILALIEYIKVI; this is encoded by the coding sequence ATGAATAAAAAAGATATTATAAAAATTATTGAAGATGTAACACTACATCTCTCAACACTGAGAGATCCAGAAAATAAGTATGCAGTCAGAGTTCCTGATGGAAGATTAATTCCTAATAGAGATTTTACTTTTTGAGAGTGAACAAGCGGCGTTGGACTTTATGGTATTATGAAAACTTATGAAAGTACTAAAAATAATAAATTTTTAGATATAATTTATAATTGATTTGAAGAACAATTACCAAAAGAAACCGAAAAAAATATAAATACAATGGTTCAAATGTTAACTTTATGTGATCTATATAAAATAAAAAAAGATAGTAGATATTTGGATGTAATTAAGGAATGGGGGGAATGACTTGTAAATAAATTACCAAGAACTAAAGAGGGTGGATTCCAGCATGTTGTATATGCTTCTATCCACGAACAGCAATTATGGGTAGATACATTAATGATGAGCGCTTTAACAATAGGAAGAATTGGTGTGCTGTTAGATAATAAAAATTATATTGATGAAGCAAAATATCAATTTTTAATTCATTCAAAATATTTATTTGACACAAAAAATGATTTGTGATTCCACGGTTATTCATTCATAGAAAAATCTAATTTTTCAGAGGCTCACTGAGGCAGAGGTAATAGTTGACCAACCATAGCCATTCCTCAAATAATAAACATTTGTAACTTGAGTTCAAATGATCCAGTAAGAAAATTTCTAGAAAATATTTTAATTAATCACATTGATAAATTATCAAAATTGCAAGATAAGTCAGGGTTATGACACACAATTCTTGATGATAATTCAAGTTATCTAGAAACAAGTTGTACCGCTGGTTTTGCATATGGTTTACAGTATGCAATTAACAGCAAACTAATAGATAAAAAATATCAAACAAATGTTAATTTAGCAGTGCAAGGGTTGTTAAAAAATATCACGAAAGAAGGCGGTTTGTTAAATGTGAGTGGTGGAACACCTGTTTTCAAAACCTCTGAGGAGTATAAAAAAGTAATTCTTGGAGACTACCCATATGGACAAAGCATGGCAATACTAGCATTAATAGAATATATAAAGGTTATTTAA
- a CDS encoding PfkB family carbohydrate kinase yields the protein MKIAIYGEMLMRLSTKKNQIFREGELVSMNFGGAEYNVACNLGNWENNVSFYTLCGKDYLTTKCLNHLRSYNVDISSVKYIESPNPLGLYFLEDGTGYKIPDVVYNRVNSVYATNEISNEMLNTICNNNDFLYISGIAFAPSTITRNSSSKLIKKFYNIRKNVILDFNYRAKLWDYKTAKKLYEEILPFISYASLGLKDLQFILGIYKYDEKITFEENILEGFKLLFKKYPNIKSVYFTKRDFIENNGQKIQAYFINSDLMMYKSESYMLSNIIDRIGTGDIFSAGIVDGILNNKDPKEFIEFAMKGNILKHFFFGDNAKICKSKINGLKNNFDVSR from the coding sequence ATGAAAATAGCTATTTATGGTGAGATGTTGATGAGATTATCGACTAAAAAAAATCAAATATTTAGAGAAGGTGAATTAGTATCAATGAATTTTGGAGGTGCAGAATATAATGTCGCTTGTAATTTGGGAAATTGAGAAAATAATGTATCTTTTTACACTTTGTGTGGTAAGGACTATCTAACTACCAAGTGCCTTAATCATCTTCGCTCATATAATGTTGATATTTCCAGTGTTAAATATATAGAATCACCAAACCCATTAGGCTTATATTTTTTAGAGGATGGAACTGGTTATAAGATTCCAGATGTTGTTTATAATCGAGTTAATAGTGTATATGCTACAAATGAAATATCAAATGAAATGCTGAATACGATATGCAATAATAATGATTTTTTGTATATCTCAGGAATTGCTTTTGCTCCATCAACAATAACAAGAAACTCATCATCAAAATTAATTAAAAAATTCTATAATATAAGGAAAAATGTGATACTCGATTTTAATTATAGAGCTAAATTATGAGATTATAAAACTGCTAAAAAATTATATGAAGAAATACTCCCATTTATATCATATGCATCGTTAGGACTTAAAGATCTACAATTTATTTTGGGAATTTATAAATATGATGAAAAAATTACTTTTGAAGAAAATATTTTAGAAGGATTTAAACTATTGTTTAAAAAATATCCAAATATAAAATCTGTATATTTTACTAAAAGAGATTTTATAGAAAATAATGGCCAAAAAATACAAGCCTATTTTATTAATAGTGATTTAATGATGTACAAATCAGAATCATATATGTTGTCAAATATTATTGATAGAATTGGAACGGGTGATATATTTTCTGCAGGGATTGTTGATGGAATTTTGAATAACAAAGACCCAAAAGAATTTATTGAGTTTGCCATGAAAGGAAATATATTAAAACATTTTTTCTTTGGAGATAATGCTAAAATTTGCAAAAGTAAAATTAATGGTTTAAAAAATAACTTTGATGTATCAAGATAA
- the kduD gene encoding 2-dehydro-3-deoxy-D-gluconate 5-dehydrogenase KduD, translating into MINYDYLKDMFGLENKVVVITGGNSGLGKDYAEALASCGAKIFIFAYDKTNVDEMKKQYNENKWELEFEFGDITKQESRDKLIKSCLDRFKRIDVLVNNAGTISRTPILEGTDNEWHKVMDINLNSIYSLSREVCKVFKKQGGGKIINIASMLAFQGGKFVPSYAASKHGISGITKAFANELAEYNINVNAIAPGYIETANTAPIRADKERNKSILDRIPAGRWGKPSDVAATCVFLASKASDYCNGYIFAVDGGWLAR; encoded by the coding sequence ATGATAAATTATGATTATTTAAAAGACATGTTTGGTTTAGAAAATAAAGTAGTAGTAATAACAGGTGGTAATAGCGGTTTGGGTAAAGACTATGCAGAAGCACTAGCGTCTTGTGGAGCTAAGATATTTATCTTTGCATATGATAAAACAAATGTTGATGAAATGAAAAAACAATATAATGAAAATAAATGAGAACTTGAATTTGAGTTTGGAGATATAACAAAGCAAGAATCAAGAGATAAATTAATAAAATCATGTCTAGATAGGTTTAAAAGAATTGATGTGCTTGTTAATAATGCGGGAACAATTTCTAGAACTCCTATTCTTGAGGGTACAGATAATGAGTGACATAAGGTTATGGATATTAATCTTAATTCTATTTATAGTCTTAGTCGTGAAGTTTGCAAAGTATTCAAAAAACAAGGCGGAGGTAAAATTATTAATATAGCATCAATGTTAGCATTTCAAGGTGGGAAGTTTGTTCCAAGTTATGCAGCCTCTAAACATGGAATATCAGGAATAACTAAGGCATTTGCCAACGAATTAGCTGAGTATAATATAAATGTAAACGCTATTGCTCCCGGGTATATTGAAACAGCAAATACAGCTCCTATTCGTGCTGATAAGGAAAGAAACAAGTCTATTCTTGATAGAATCCCTGCAGGTAGATGAGGTAAACCATCTGATGTAGCGGCTACATGTGTATTCTTAGCTAGTAAAGCCAGCGATTATTGTAATGGATATATATTTGCTGTTGACGGTGGATGATTAGCAAGGTAA
- a CDS encoding bifunctional 4-hydroxy-2-oxoglutarate aldolase/2-dehydro-3-deoxy-phosphogluconate aldolase has protein sequence MKNIIEHLINEKIVAVLRLSTQEKASKSIDAVIEAGFKFIEITLTIPNAYDIISNKLTKYKNSDVIIGAGTVTSIEQAKKVIELGCKYIVAPDFNLDISNYAKDLNIVYIPGVMTINEIVNVMNHGWEIVKLFPGNNYTPGFIKSVLAPFPNFKIMVTGGVDINNLNDWLNAGSVAVGIGGNLTIDIEKDNNYNNCVKIAKQFISKVNQ, from the coding sequence ATGAAAAATATAATAGAACATCTTATTAATGAAAAGATAGTTGCTGTCTTAAGATTGTCAACACAAGAAAAAGCATCTAAATCCATAGACGCTGTAATAGAAGCTGGGTTTAAGTTTATTGAAATAACATTAACTATTCCTAACGCATATGATATTATTTCTAATAAATTAACAAAATATAAAAATTCAGATGTCATAATTGGTGCTGGAACTGTTACATCAATCGAACAAGCAAAAAAAGTAATAGAATTGGGTTGCAAATATATAGTAGCGCCGGATTTTAATCTAGACATTTCAAATTATGCGAAGGATTTAAATATAGTTTATATCCCTGGTGTTATGACTATTAATGAAATTGTAAATGTTATGAACCATGGTTGAGAAATTGTTAAATTATTTCCCGGTAATAATTACACTCCTGGATTTATTAAATCAGTTTTGGCCCCTTTTCCAAATTTTAAAATTATGGTAACAGGTGGAGTTGATATTAATAATTTAAATGATTGATTAAACGCGGGTTCGGTTGCTGTTGGTATTGGTGGAAATCTAACAATTGATATTGAGAAAGATAATAATTATAATAATTGTGTCAAAATTGCTAAGCAGTTTATTAGTAAGGTAAATCAATAA
- the rhaM gene encoding L-rhamnose mutarotase produces the protein MVIIGKMFLNKGYEKEYKKRHDELWPEMEKAILDHGLQEYYINLDTDNNILYSFLKVDSAEKWEQLRNTRICKKWWAYMSDIMETNDDGSPKFIKLTEVFQLSR, from the coding sequence ATGGTTATAATTGGAAAGATGTTTCTTAACAAAGGCTATGAGAAAGAGTACAAAAAAAGACATGATGAACTTTGACCAGAAATGGAAAAGGCTATATTAGATCATGGTTTACAGGAATATTATATTAATTTAGACACTGATAACAATATACTTTATTCTTTTCTAAAGGTTGATAGTGCTGAAAAATGAGAACAGTTAAGAAATACTAGAATTTGTAAAAAATGGTGAGCTTATATGTCAGACATTATGGAGACAAATGATGATGGTTCTCCAAAATTTATTAAACTAACTGAAGTTTTTCAACTTAGTAGATAG
- the rhaD gene encoding rhamnulose-1-phosphate aldolase, with the protein MLNENIINADIINDFCEILLEMYKNGWSERNGGNISLIIDDNIINKYIKDSKLGIETKLPFKTKELANKYLLVTGKGKYFRHIAKKNKTKYNAGIVKMNNEGGAFNTVWGFEKGSEPTSELPSHLLSHAARLNKNPKHSVVIHSHPTTIVSLTFTEELNEKSFTKIMWKMISEASFVFSEGIGILPWMVPGSNEIGIETAKKMNNYRSVIWAHHGIFCSGETLDEAFGLLECIEKSAKIYQNILSTNKKIIQEITDIELITMSKHFGYNLNKKILDKGE; encoded by the coding sequence ATGTTAAATGAAAATATAATCAACGCAGATATTATTAATGATTTTTGCGAAATATTATTAGAGATGTATAAGAATGGTTGATCTGAGAGAAATGGGGGAAACATTTCGTTAATAATTGATGATAATATAATAAATAAATACATAAAAGATTCTAAGCTAGGAATCGAAACTAAGTTGCCATTTAAAACAAAGGAACTCGCAAACAAATACTTATTGGTAACGGGTAAAGGAAAATATTTTCGTCATATAGCCAAAAAAAATAAAACAAAATATAATGCTGGTATTGTGAAAATGAATAATGAAGGTGGCGCATTTAATACAGTTTGAGGATTTGAGAAAGGTTCTGAACCAACTAGCGAATTGCCATCTCATCTATTATCACATGCAGCAAGGCTGAATAAGAACCCAAAACATTCAGTTGTAATTCATTCACACCCAACTACAATAGTTTCGCTTACATTTACAGAAGAATTGAATGAAAAAAGTTTTACAAAAATAATGTGAAAAATGATATCAGAAGCGAGCTTTGTATTTTCTGAAGGAATAGGCATACTTCCTTGAATGGTGCCGGGGTCAAATGAAATAGGTATTGAAACTGCTAAAAAAATGAATAATTATAGATCGGTAATATGAGCTCATCATGGTATTTTTTGTTCAGGAGAAACATTAGATGAGGCATTTGGTCTATTAGAGTGCATAGAAAAATCTGCAAAAATATATCAAAATATATTATCTACAAATAAAAAGATTATTCAAGAAATAACCGATATTGAGTTAATAACTATGTCGAAACATTTTGGATATAATTTAAATAAAAAAATTTTAGATAAGGGAGAATAA
- a CDS encoding bifunctional 5,10-methylenetetrahydrofolate dehydrogenase/5,10-methenyltetrahydrofolate cyclohydrolase, which yields MKCKQINGIDIANIINKRSIQYIKTLNGDDIPKLVIIQVGDNSASNIYIRMKKKLCEKIGIQFDHIRFDDNATNSELIKKIDSLNYDKSVTGIIVQSPLPKNLDWDFIVNTISPSKDADGFTYVSQGRAVLGQSLIAPATAKGIVSLIDNINFDISGKNIVIIGRSNIVGKPVANLLINRQATVTVCNSKTKQLSHITKMADLIIVAIGKPKFINKKFISKGQVVIDVGANFINGAYCGDVDYDDVIDLVDKISPVPGGVGPMTVASLIDNVTILHKESKKIR from the coding sequence ATGAAATGTAAACAAATAAATGGAATTGATATAGCAAATATAATAAACAAAAGGAGTATTCAATATATAAAAACCTTAAATGGAGATGATATTCCTAAATTGGTTATCATTCAGGTTGGAGATAACTCCGCAAGTAATATATATATAAGGATGAAGAAAAAGTTATGTGAAAAAATTGGCATACAATTTGACCACATTAGGTTCGACGATAATGCTACTAATAGTGAATTAATAAAAAAAATAGATTCATTAAATTATGATAAGTCAGTAACAGGTATTATTGTTCAATCCCCGCTACCCAAAAATTTAGATTGAGATTTTATTGTAAACACTATTAGCCCAAGTAAGGATGCTGATGGTTTTACATATGTATCTCAAGGAAGAGCGGTTTTAGGGCAGTCATTAATAGCACCTGCCACTGCTAAAGGAATAGTTTCATTAATCGATAATATTAATTTTGACATATCAGGGAAAAATATAGTAATAATAGGCAGAAGCAATATTGTTGGTAAACCTGTGGCAAATTTACTAATAAATAGGCAAGCAACTGTAACGGTTTGTAATAGCAAAACAAAACAATTATCTCATATAACAAAAATGGCGGATTTGATAATTGTTGCTATTGGTAAACCCAAATTTATTAATAAAAAATTTATAAGTAAAGGTCAAGTTGTTATAGATGTTGGGGCAAATTTTATTAACGGTGCATATTGCGGTGATGTAGATTATGATGATGTTATTGATTTGGTTGATAAGATTTCTCCGGTTCCTGGCGGCGTTGGTCCAATGACAGTTGCATCACTAATTGATAACGTTACAATTTTACACAAAGAAAGTAAAAAAATAAGATAG
- a CDS encoding PTS transporter subunit EIIC, translating into MKENNLKLSKQDLEKFVDSGSFINQDELIKKIELNNKHGKEKAGAIGEIIVRHVNRLSQNVFVQSMMKGFMMVIPLLVVGGLSTLIQTVPENLVTAFGTNKNWRLPIWLHQICTEVFNYTYGLAGILSCVAITYEMTVHLNKDLTTNKKIYPFVTIIAAVSCYMIFTLGQNIYELHVIPDKYIKDGGLYIPSGTAFNFKTNGGVAFGYVSLDALGPKGMLPSLIIAFSVPFIYKWCFKNNFTIRLPKFVPFAVSLTVMVLIPILLSIVIFVIPAFIILHFTGQGAFDWVNGKLSNLYNVSNTLPFYCGYQILCALCYFMGVHNAIISNIFESVRQVNVTENAKIMQEFINGLSKTPPMNCYVAATATNMIGGLGCLAMVPYSILCFAKSKRMKGLFVLTAVACFFNLPEPILFGLPVILNPVLFLPMLLAPIANSILMYGFIHWGPNMYAPYVDVAWCLPWIFVLPVATGVQPISFLCMFLTLCVSFVVWSPFIIIQDRLILRKEIEDGLSSRDSIENMSGFEILLMSMRDRKKYEDYKVMKNNLKIANKNKIIEEENIEYIKYLKERQAKSKYSLENIRTNLNQNNILIIGSLKDKNDEAKKLALSIINGLDSDPNRVLFVRTGICEKLGKTRKLVKVAQLTIVLQSAREYYEEYELISDKMNHIIIPISYEECTEYTNNSPKAIKLVADHTIQSNLIK; encoded by the coding sequence ATGAAAGAGAACAACCTAAAACTATCTAAACAAGACCTCGAGAAATTTGTAGATAGTGGTTCATTTATTAATCAAGATGAATTAATTAAAAAAATAGAATTAAACAACAAGCATGGAAAGGAAAAAGCTGGAGCAATTGGGGAAATAATTGTTAGACATGTAAATAGGTTATCACAAAATGTTTTTGTTCAATCAATGATGAAAGGTTTTATGATGGTTATCCCTTTACTTGTTGTTGGTGGATTATCAACCCTAATTCAAACTGTTCCAGAAAATCTTGTTACAGCTTTTGGTACCAATAAAAATTGAAGATTACCAATTTGGTTGCACCAAATTTGTACAGAGGTATTTAATTATACATATGGATTGGCAGGAATATTATCATGTGTTGCTATTACGTATGAAATGACCGTTCATTTAAATAAGGATCTAACAACAAACAAAAAAATATATCCTTTTGTAACAATAATAGCTGCAGTTTCATGTTATATGATATTCACATTGGGACAAAACATATATGAATTGCATGTTATCCCAGATAAATATATAAAAGACGGTGGTTTATATATACCATCCGGAACAGCGTTTAATTTCAAAACTAATGGTGGAGTAGCGTTTGGTTATGTATCTCTAGATGCTCTAGGTCCTAAAGGGATGTTACCCAGCTTGATAATTGCTTTTTCAGTTCCATTTATATATAAATGATGTTTTAAAAATAATTTTACAATTAGATTACCGAAATTTGTACCTTTTGCAGTTTCGTTAACTGTAATGGTGTTAATACCTATACTTTTAAGTATTGTTATATTTGTTATTCCTGCGTTTATTATTTTACATTTCACAGGACAAGGAGCATTTGATTGAGTTAATGGAAAATTATCAAATTTATATAACGTATCAAATACTTTACCATTTTATTGTGGTTATCAAATATTGTGTGCCTTATGTTATTTTATGGGAGTTCACAATGCTATTATATCAAATATTTTCGAATCTGTAAGACAAGTTAATGTTACAGAGAATGCTAAAATAATGCAAGAGTTTATAAATGGATTATCTAAAACACCACCGATGAATTGTTATGTAGCCGCAACGGCCACAAATATGATTGGTGGTCTGGGGTGTTTAGCTATGGTTCCGTATTCAATTTTATGTTTTGCAAAATCTAAAAGAATGAAAGGTTTATTTGTTTTAACAGCTGTTGCGTGTTTCTTTAATCTGCCCGAGCCTATACTATTTGGTCTTCCAGTTATATTAAACCCAGTCTTGTTCCTACCTATGCTTTTAGCTCCTATTGCAAACTCAATTCTAATGTATGGATTTATTCATTGGGGACCAAATATGTATGCCCCATACGTAGATGTGGCTTGATGTCTACCATGAATATTTGTTCTACCAGTGGCTACTGGTGTCCAACCAATTTCATTCCTATGTATGTTTTTAACCTTATGTGTTTCATTCGTAGTATGGTCTCCATTCATAATAATTCAAGACAGACTTATATTAAGAAAAGAAATAGAAGATGGTTTAAGCTCAAGAGATTCAATAGAAAATATGTCTGGTTTTGAAATATTGTTGATGTCTATGAGAGATAGAAAAAAATATGAAGATTACAAAGTTATGAAAAATAATTTAAAAATTGCAAATAAAAATAAAATAATTGAGGAAGAAAATATAGAATACATAAAGTATTTAAAAGAACGCCAAGCAAAATCTAAATATAGTTTGGAAAATATTAGAACAAATCTAAATCAAAACAATATTTTGATTATAGGTTCTTTAAAAGATAAAAATGATGAGGCAAAAAAATTAGCCTTGTCAATTATTAATGGGCTTGATTCAGATCCAAATAGAGTTTTATTTGTTAGAACTGGTATATGTGAAAAATTAGGTAAAACACGAAAATTAGTTAAAGTTGCACAATTAACAATAGTATTACAAAGTGCAAGAGAATACTATGAGGAATATGAACTTATTTCTGATAAAATGAATCACATTATAATCCCAATTTCTTATGAGGAGTGTACAGAATATACCAATAATTCACCAAAAGCAATTAAATTAGTAGCTGACCACACAATACAATCTAACTTGATAAAATAG
- the kduI gene encoding 5-dehydro-4-deoxy-D-glucuronate isomerase, with protein MKKSDSFSKKEFLKMTNEELRENNICNLFEKDIVNSVYSYYDRVIVMGARPESKKLDISSGEYIHAKYLLENRELGIINIGFDGVVSVDGKEYILKNKEALYIGKGKQKIIISSKDNKNPALFYMLSAPAHKEYETKIVDIEHANKLKLGTKEEINERVIYQLIHPSILDTCQLSMGITCLEIGSAWNTMPPHTHDRRTEVYLYFDMKKDSTVFHFMGEPSNTRSLVVHNNEAVINPPWSVHFGVGTSNYSFVWGMAGENKEFDDMDHIKISNIK; from the coding sequence ATGAAAAAATCAGATTCATTTTCTAAAAAAGAATTTCTAAAAATGACAAATGAAGAATTAAGAGAAAATAATATATGCAATTTATTTGAAAAGGATATAGTTAATTCAGTTTATAGTTATTATGACAGAGTGATAGTTATGGGGGCAAGACCTGAATCTAAGAAACTTGATATATCTTCTGGAGAATATATACATGCAAAATATCTTCTTGAAAATAGAGAGTTGGGTATTATAAATATTGGCTTTGATGGCGTAGTCTCTGTTGATGGAAAAGAATACATTCTCAAAAATAAGGAGGCTTTATATATTGGAAAAGGAAAACAAAAGATAATAATTAGTTCAAAGGACAATAAAAACCCTGCCTTATTTTATATGTTAAGTGCACCGGCTCATAAGGAATATGAAACAAAAATTGTTGATATTGAGCATGCAAATAAATTAAAATTAGGCACAAAGGAAGAAATAAATGAAAGAGTTATTTATCAATTGATCCATCCCAGTATTTTAGATACTTGCCAATTGTCAATGGGAATAACCTGCTTAGAAATTGGTAGTGCATGAAACACAATGCCACCACATACGCATGACCGAAGAACCGAAGTATATTTATACTTTGATATGAAAAAAGATAGCACAGTATTTCATTTTATGGGTGAACCTAGTAATACAAGAAGTTTAGTTGTACATAACAATGAAGCTGTTATAAATCCTCCATGAAGTGTCCACTTTGGTGTAGGAACTAGTAACTATAGCTTTGTGTGGGGTATGGCTGGAGAAAACAAAGAGTTTGATGATATGGACCATATTAAAATATCAAACATTAAATAA
- a CDS encoding formate--tetrahydrofolate ligase, which yields MIDLLNLINKWKIDKNNLIPYGQSFKLKHQSYVNNGKKGKLILTTSINPTKSGEGKTTVSIGIGDALTNLGKKAMLALREPSIGPVFGQKGTATGGGESRLEPYDDINLHFNGDMYAIEMANNLISSIIDNHIYWKTDLDINHNLVTWKRTSNLNDRSLRKVDIKISKFITRCEEFVITPACDIMNIMTICEDINDFKNKLENSTIGFNNQGNELFVKDLKITGSILSILKDAFNPNIVKSAYNTLSLIHCGPFANISVGTNSIISTKIALSLSDYTITECGFGSDLGFEKYMNLINFNKQNLIPDCVVLVVTIKALLEHNDFENNFKFLKRHIQNIKQFNLNMIVAINKFSGFKDKEEELEEWLVNNNIDYEYCSAYTDGPIGATKLSKKIIKLCDNKVDIKTVVSKDNSIEEKIALISKNFYDIDEIIYSDISQKKLLEFAKKKDQNFLPICIVKSPTTLSGNNENKIVINDIIINKGAGFVLVYLNNIFSMPGLNKNPNAEKIMFNMKNYKIENLD from the coding sequence ATGATAGATCTACTTAATTTAATAAATAAATGAAAAATTGATAAAAATAACTTAATACCATATGGGCAATCTTTCAAGCTTAAGCATCAATCTTATGTTAATAATGGCAAGAAAGGGAAGTTAATTTTAACAACGTCAATAAATCCAACAAAATCTGGTGAAGGAAAAACAACAGTATCAATTGGAATAGGTGATGCGCTAACAAATCTTGGTAAAAAAGCTATGTTAGCATTAAGAGAACCTTCAATAGGACCGGTATTTGGACAAAAAGGTACTGCCACCGGAGGAGGAGAATCAAGATTAGAACCTTATGATGATATTAATCTCCATTTTAACGGAGATATGTATGCAATTGAAATGGCAAATAATTTAATTAGTTCAATTATTGATAATCACATATACTGAAAGACCGACCTTGATATTAATCATAATTTAGTCACTTGAAAAAGAACATCAAACTTAAATGATCGATCTTTAAGAAAGGTAGATATTAAAATCAGTAAATTTATCACAAGATGTGAAGAATTTGTCATAACGCCAGCCTGCGATATTATGAACATTATGACAATTTGTGAGGATATTAATGATTTTAAAAATAAATTAGAAAATTCAACAATTGGTTTCAATAATCAGGGGAATGAATTATTTGTGAAAGATCTTAAAATAACAGGTAGTATTTTGTCAATACTAAAGGATGCATTCAATCCAAATATTGTAAAAAGTGCTTACAACACACTTTCTCTAATACACTGTGGTCCTTTTGCTAATATATCGGTGGGTACTAATTCAATAATAAGTACAAAAATTGCACTTTCGTTATCAGATTATACAATAACAGAATGTGGATTTGGAAGTGATTTAGGATTTGAAAAATATATGAATCTTATAAATTTCAACAAGCAAAATCTTATACCAGATTGTGTTGTTCTTGTTGTAACAATTAAGGCACTTTTAGAGCACAATGATTTTGAAAATAATTTTAAATTTCTAAAAAGACATATACAGAATATTAAACAATTTAATTTAAATATGATTGTTGCTATTAATAAGTTTAGTGGATTTAAAGATAAAGAAGAAGAGCTTGAGGAATGATTAGTCAATAATAATATTGATTACGAATATTGTTCAGCCTACACCGATGGACCAATAGGAGCAACTAAATTATCAAAAAAAATTATTAAATTGTGTGATAATAAAGTAGATATTAAGACAGTTGTTAGCAAAGATAATTCTATTGAAGAAAAAATAGCATTAATTTCAAAAAACTTTTATGATATTGATGAAATAATCTATTCTGATATTTCTCAAAAAAAGCTATTAGAATTTGCGAAAAAAAAAGATCAGAACTTTTTGCCAATCTGTATTGTTAAGTCACCCACAACATTAAGTGGCAATAATGAAAATAAGATTGTTATTAATGATATAATAATTAATAAAGGAGCGGGGTTTGTTCTTGTCTATTTAAATAATATATTTTCTATGCCCGGATTAAATAAAAATCCAAATGCTGAAAAAATAATGTTTAATATGAAAAATTATAAAATAGAAAATTTAGACTAG